A region of Betta splendens chromosome 13, fBetSpl5.4, whole genome shotgun sequence DNA encodes the following proteins:
- the LOC114867792 gene encoding late histone H2A.2.2-like: MSGRGKKAASKPKSAMSRSTRAGITFPVSRIHRFLRKGNYAERVGTGAAVYLSAVLEYLCAEILELAGNASRDNKKHRIAPRHILLAVRNDEELNKLLAGVTFSEGGVIPNIQAVLLPKKTKGPRDESSAKDVQSQEF, from the coding sequence ATGTCTGGCCGTGGGAAGAAAGCCGCATCCAAGCCAAAGTCTGCGATGTCCCGCTCTACCAGGGCTGGGATCACTTTCCCAGTCTCCCGCATCCACAGGTTCCTCAGGAAAGGCAACTACGCAGAGCGGGTCGGCACCGGGGCTGCGGTGTACCTGTCCGCCGTCCTGGAGTACCTCTGTGCAGAGATCCTGGAGCTGGCGGGGAACGCCAGCCGCGACAACAAGAAGCACCGCATTGCCCCTCGCCACATCCTGCTGGCGGTGAGGAACGACGAGGAGCTCAACAAGCTCCTGGCAGGAGTCACCTTCTCGGAGGGAGGCGTCATCCCCAATATCCAGGCAGTGCTTCTGCCCAAGAAGACCAAGGGGCCCCGGGATGAGAGCTCGGCTAAAGACGTTCAGTCTCAAGAGTTCTAA
- the bmp16 gene encoding bone morphogenetic protein 16, with amino-acid sequence MVPTKSSRSRSESRGIVTLELKEKPWTLHTAHHTWTPTMFPANLLLLMVLLLPQASSGRQGGDAGGAVPGRASPAPSLLSRPPAGSALEPNLAATIQSLLLSRLGLRSQPDPRPGVPVPRYLLNLYRFHQQQYHLVEDPSFSFPSQHIEQANTIRSFHHNELLGDGPITEDQRVHISFNISSIPQDEKVLSAELRLLRSDRASLGPGPHRLNLYFSENHNDPEPTLLETRLLSTGLQSHETGGFWEAFSLSAKLLHEALVGSGTLGFLLEVRPENSTSSLPDHSLSYAARAEDPQKEGHLRVCRSTGQDEHSWAQERPLLVTYTHDGRGEPLVKHSRRIQGGGQRKRGNRETKERARSSGTGLSRGQAWGRAKKTGYSGQGRGGRRGAVSWSERGRVKRNGGRAAKLKRISRSRCRRHPLYVDFNDVGWHKWIIAPSGYDAFFCLGECRFPLADHMNSSSHAMVQTLVNSVNGAVPRACCVPTSLSPIALLYLDSQDRVVLKNYQDMVVEGCGCR; translated from the exons ATGGTGCCAAcgaaaagcagcag GAGCAGGAGCGAGAGCCGAGGGATCGTAACACTGGAGCTCAAGGAAAAACCATGGACTCTGCATACAGCCCACCACACCTGGAC ACCCACCATGTTCCCTGCtaacctcctgctcctcatggTGCTGCTGCTACCTCAAGCCTCGTCCGGTCGCCAGGGCGGAGACGCCGGCGGGGCCGTCCCCGGCAGGGCGTCTCCCGCGCCGTCCCTCTTGTCCCGCCCGCCGGCCGGTTCCGCGCTGGAGCCCAACCTGGCCGCGACCATCCAGAGTCTCCTGCTGAGCCGGCTGGGCCTGCGGTCGCAGCCCGACCCGCGACCCGGGGTGCCGGTGCCCCGGTACCTCCTGAACCTTTACCGTTTCCACCAGCAGCAGTACCATCTAGTGGAGGACCCCTCGTTCAGCTTCCCCAGTCAGCACATTGAACAGGCCAACACCATACGCAGCTTCCACCACAACG AGCTCCTTGGAGACGGCCCCATCACGGAGGACCAGAGAGTTCACATCTCCTTTAACATCTCCTCCATCCCTCAGGATGAGAAGGTGCTCTCCGCTGAACTCCGGCTTCTTCGCAGTGACAGAGCCTCCCTGGGCCCCGGGCCCCACAGACTAAACCTGTATTTCTCAGAGAACCACAATGACCCTGAGCCCACTCTGTTGGAGACCAGATTACTCTCCACCGGTCTCCAAAGTCATGAAACAGGTGGCTTCTGGGAGGCTTTCAGTCTCAGTGCGAAGCTCCTGCATGAGGCCCTCGTCGGGAGCGGCACCCTGGgcttcctcctggaggtccggccTGAGAACAGCACCTCATCGCTACCGGACCATAGCCTCTCCTATGCTGCACGTGCGGaggacccacagaaggagggaCACCTGAGGGTGTGCAGGTCCACGGGGCAGGACGAGCACAGCTGGGCGCAGGAGAGGCCCCTTTTGGTGACCTACACGCACGACGGGCGTGGGGAGCCTCTAgtcaaacacagcaggaggaTCCAGGGGGGCGGCCAAAGGAAGAGAGGGAACAGGGAGACGAAGGAGAGGGCCAGAAGCAGTGGCACGGGTCTCAGTCGAGGCCAAGCCTGGGGGAGGGCCAAAAAAACAGGGTACAGCGGGCAGGGCCGAGGGGGGCGGAGGGGCGCCGTCAGCTGGAGCGAACGCGGACGGGTGAAGCGCAACGGCGGCAGGGCTGCGAAGCTGAAGCGCATCTCCCGCAGCCGGTGCCGCCGCCACCCCCTGTACGTGGACTTCAACGACGTGGGCTGGCACAAGTGGATCATCGCGCCCAGCGGCTACGACGCCTTCTTCTGCCTGGGAGAGTGCCGCTTCCCGCTGGCCGACCACATGAACTCGTCCAGCCACGCCATGGTGCAGACGCTGGTCAACTCGGTGAACGGCGCCGTGCCCCGCGCCTGCTGCGTGCCCACCTCGCTCAGCCCCATCGCCCTGCTCTACCTGGACTCCCAGGACCGCGTGGTGCTCAAGAACTACCAGGACATGGTGGTGGAGGGCTGTGGCTGCCGCTAG